From the Bradyrhizobium ontarionense genome, the window ACACGGTCTCGTTGATCAGCTTGAGCTGCTCGGTCGGCGTTAGCCCGTCCGGGCTGCGCTCGGCGATGCCCTCGCGCACCTGGGCGCGGATGCCGGCGACGCGGACCATGAAGAATTCATCAAGGTTGTTGGCGGAAATCGACAGGAAGCGCACGCGCTCCAGGGCCGGATGGCGCGGATTCACCGACTCTTCCAGCACGCGGCGATTGAAATGCAGCCATGACAGTTCCCGATTGATGAAGCGCTCGGGGCTCGAGGCAATCTGGAGCGGGGCCGCCGAAGTCTGGTCTTTCTCTTGAGTTTCAATAACTTGTTCGGTGTCCATGAGAAAATTGATCCATATCCGATAGCGGCATCAAATCAGGGCGCAGCCGCGGACCGTAGCCCAATCTGCATGACCAAGGGATGACGTTCCCGGCACCATTGAGGTTCCGCGGCAGAGGATCGTCAAGATCGTCCGCGGCTTACGCGGGGCGGAGCAGCTCGGCGGCGAGCGCGCGGGTGATCGGCCGTCCCAGCCGCAGGGATTCGTTGTCCAGCAGCGCAATGGTCTGGCGTGCCGCAGCATACGACCGCTCGATGCGCGTGGCGAGGTAGTTCACTACCGCCTCGTCGATTGCGAGCTGCCGATCGGCGGCCAGCTTGACGATCAGGGCGCGGAACAGCTGGTCATCCGGCGGCAGCAGGGTGACAACCGGGACGGCGCGCAGTCGCGACCTGAGGTCGTTGAGCGCAATCGGCATGGCGGTCGGCGTCTGGCGCGCGGTGATCAGAACATAGGCCTCGTCCTGGCGCGCCAGGTTGAGCAGGTGAAACAGCGCGCGTTCGTCCAGATCGGTCGGCGTCAGGTCCTCGAGCACGAGTGCCCCGGTGGCCAGCGCGCCGGGCACGGCCGCGAGATCGAGGGCCTGCGCCGACAGCGAGCGGGCTCCGGCCTGTTCGGCCCAGATCGCGGCGAGATGGCTCTTGCCGGAGCCGTCGGGGCCGACCAGGAACATGGTGCGCGCCGGCCATTCCGGCCAGGCGTCGACCAGGGCAAGGCCGGCCGCGTTGCCCGGACCTTCGAGGAAATTGTCCCGCGTCAGGCTCTCCGCATGCGGCAGCGCGAAGGTCAACTGACGGGGGGGAATATGGCCGGCCAAGTGTGACGTGCTCCGTATCGTGTCATCCATGAGGTCGTCGGTGCAGGGCTCGGGTGCAGGCTTGGGTGCAGGCTTGGGTGCAGGGCTTGCAGACAGCTCATCGGACTTCGATGGTGTTCATGTGGCGCACCCACTCGATGAGATAAAGCCCGACCGACACGAGGGTAAAGACCGTCACCAGCACCATCAGCACGACGTCGTAGGGCTTCGGCTCGAAGCCGAAGCTGAGCGATGCGAGCACGAGCGCTGCGAATCCCACCTGCGCCACCGTGTTGAGCTTGGACACCATCAATGGCTTCATCGCGACCGGCCGGTCGAACAGCCAGGATACGATCACCGCGGTGACGATCATGATGTCGCGCGAGACCACCAGGATCACGATCCAGCGCGGGATCGCCCCCCAGATGCCGAGCGTGACGAAAATCGACACCAGCAGCGCCTTGTCGGCGAGCGGATCGAGCAGCGCGCCGAGCTCGGAGCGCAGATTGAAGCGCTTGGCAAGGAAGCCGTCGACCGCATCGCTCACGCCGGCGACGACGAAAACCATGAACGCGATCTCCATCTCGCCGGCCGCGATGGCCCAGACGACGATCGGAACCAGCAGGATTCGACCAAGCGTAATCAGATTGGGGAGAGTGTGAGGAATGGTCACGCAGCAGGTCCCGACGACAACTCGATCAAAATACAACCCGATTCCGAAGCGGGGCGACCGGTACGGTCTTTAGATAGTATGGGGACGAGCCCCTTGCGAGCCATTGCGCGCCGCCGGATTCCGACGTAACCAGCGGCCAGATTAGGGGTTTTTACCATGACCGAGCGCAAGAACGGGCTCACTTATGCAGATTCGGGCGTCGATATCGATGCCGGTAATCGTCTGGTCGATCTGATCAAGCCCATGGTGCGCGCGACCGCCCGGGCGGGCGCGGATGCCGAGATCGGCGGTTTCGGCGGTCTGTTCGACCTCAAGGCCGCCGGCTTCAAGGATCCGGTGCTGGTTGCCGCGACGGACGGCGTCGGCACCAAGGTCAAGATCGCGATCGAGACCGGGCTGCATGCCGGCATCGGCATCGATCTGGTCGCCATGTCGGTCAACGATCTCGTGGTGCAGGGCGCCGAGCCGCTGTTCTTCCTCGACTACTTCGCCTGCGGCAAGCTCGATCCCGAGGCGACGGCATCGATCGTCGCTGGCGTCGCCGAAGGCTGCCGGGAAGCCGGCTGCGCGCTGATCGGCGGCGAGACGGCGGAAATGCCCGGCCTCTACAAGGACGGGGACTACGATCTTGCCGGCTTCGCAGTGGGGGCTGCCGAGCGCGGCACGCTGTTGCCGTCGGCCGACATTGCCGCGGGCGACGCGGTGCTCGGGCTCGCCTCGTCGGGGGTCCATTCCAACGGCTATTCGCTGGTTCGCAAGATCGTCGCGCAGTCGGGCCTGGGCTTCGACGCGCCGGCGCCGTTTGCGCCGGTCATGACGCTGGGCGGCGCGCTGCTGACGCCGACGCGGCTCTATGTGAAATCATGTCTGCGCGCGATCCGCGAGACCGGCGCGGTGAAGGGGCTCGCCCACATTACCGGCGGCGGCTTCACTGACAACATTCCGCGCGTGCTGCCGAAACATCTGGGTGTGTCGATCGACCTTGCGCGCCTGCCGGTGCTGCCGGTGTTCAAATGGCTGGCGGAGCAGGGCGGGATCGCCGAGCTCGAGCTGCTGCGCACCTTCAATTGCGGGATCGGCATGATTGCGATCGTGAAGGCCGAGGCTGTCGACGTCGTCACCGACGTGCTTACCGCGAGCGGCGAACATGTCGCGCTGCTCGGCGAGGTCATCGCTGCGAGCGGCGAGCAGCGCGTGGTCTATAGCGGCGCGCTCGATCTCTCGCTCTGACGACGGTGATCCGATGAAGCGCCGCGTCGCCATCCTGATTTCCGGTCGCGGGTCCAACATGGCCGCGCTGATCCGTGCGGCGGGCGGGCCGGATTTCCCTGCCGAGATCGCAGTCGTCATTTCCAACCGCGCCGACGCTGCGGGCCTTCAGAAGGCGCAGGAGAGCGGTGTTCCGATCGAAATCATCGAGAGCAAGCCGTTCGGCAAGGACCGCGCCGGCTTCGAAGCGAAGCTGCAGCAGGCGCTCGATGCGCGCGGCATCGAGCTGATCTGCCTCGCCGGTTTCATGCGGCTGTTCACGGCGGAGTTCGTGCAGCGCTGGTATGGGCGGATGCTCAACATTCATCCCTCGCTGCTGCCGTCCTTTCCCGGCCTCGATCCGCACGGCCAGGCGTTGCGGGCCGGCGTGAAGATCTCCGGCGCAACGGTTCATTTCGTCATTCCGGAGACGGATGCCGGACCGATCGTTCTGCAGGGCGCCGTGGTGGTCAGGGATGACGACACGCCGGACACGCTATCGGAACGCATCCTCGGCATCGAGCATCGCATCTATCCCGAGGCGCTGCGGCTGCTGGCTAAGAGTCAGGTGCGGCTCGACGGCGATCTGTGCAGGACTTCGGCCGTGGAGCTGGCGGATCAATCGCTGATCTGGCCCATGGTCTCGTAGTAGCGGTGCCGGCTGGTCAAAAAAATCCCCGGCAAAGCCGGGGAACATCATGGCAGCCAATGCGACTGTGACGAAGTTTGATCATCCGCGGCGGGCGAGCGTTGCGCCGACCGTGTTGATTGGCGTCGGAGTGCGCGCGGAGGCGCCGCCTGCCTGGAGCATGCTCACGAGAGCTTCAGGTTCTCGGCCGAGGCCTTGCCGCGACTCTCCACCAGATCGTATTCGACGGCCTGGTTTTCGTTGAGCGTCGTCAGCCCCGCACGTTCGACAGCCGAGATGTGGACGAAGACGTCCTTGTCACTGCCGGCCGGTTTGATGAACCCATATCCTTTGGTCGGGTTGA encodes:
- a CDS encoding DnaA ATPase domain-containing protein, whose amino-acid sequence is MAGHIPPRQLTFALPHAESLTRDNFLEGPGNAAGLALVDAWPEWPARTMFLVGPDGSGKSHLAAIWAEQAGARSLSAQALDLAAVPGALATGALVLEDLTPTDLDERALFHLLNLARQDEAYVLITARQTPTAMPIALNDLRSRLRAVPVVTLLPPDDQLFRALIVKLAADRQLAIDEAVVNYLATRIERSYAAARQTIALLDNESLRLGRPITRALAAELLRPA
- a CDS encoding CDP-alcohol phosphatidyltransferase family protein, which encodes MTIPHTLPNLITLGRILLVPIVVWAIAAGEMEIAFMVFVVAGVSDAVDGFLAKRFNLRSELGALLDPLADKALLVSIFVTLGIWGAIPRWIVILVVSRDIMIVTAVIVSWLFDRPVAMKPLMVSKLNTVAQVGFAALVLASLSFGFEPKPYDVVLMVLVTVFTLVSVGLYLIEWVRHMNTIEVR
- a CDS encoding cold-shock protein, with the protein product MPTYKGSVKWFNPTKGYGFIKPAGSDKDVFVHISAVERAGLTTLNENQAVEYDLVESRGKASAENLKLS
- the purN gene encoding phosphoribosylglycinamide formyltransferase produces the protein MKRRVAILISGRGSNMAALIRAAGGPDFPAEIAVVISNRADAAGLQKAQESGVPIEIIESKPFGKDRAGFEAKLQQALDARGIELICLAGFMRLFTAEFVQRWYGRMLNIHPSLLPSFPGLDPHGQALRAGVKISGATVHFVIPETDAGPIVLQGAVVVRDDDTPDTLSERILGIEHRIYPEALRLLAKSQVRLDGDLCRTSAVELADQSLIWPMVS
- the purM gene encoding phosphoribosylformylglycinamidine cyclo-ligase, giving the protein MTERKNGLTYADSGVDIDAGNRLVDLIKPMVRATARAGADAEIGGFGGLFDLKAAGFKDPVLVAATDGVGTKVKIAIETGLHAGIGIDLVAMSVNDLVVQGAEPLFFLDYFACGKLDPEATASIVAGVAEGCREAGCALIGGETAEMPGLYKDGDYDLAGFAVGAAERGTLLPSADIAAGDAVLGLASSGVHSNGYSLVRKIVAQSGLGFDAPAPFAPVMTLGGALLTPTRLYVKSCLRAIRETGAVKGLAHITGGGFTDNIPRVLPKHLGVSIDLARLPVLPVFKWLAEQGGIAELELLRTFNCGIGMIAIVKAEAVDVVTDVLTASGEHVALLGEVIAASGEQRVVYSGALDLSL